The Daphnia pulex isolate KAP4 chromosome 7, ASM2113471v1 genome includes the window gttgtcttCTTATTTACAATTTGATGGGGGAAATGGAAAAGTCGTTTAATGAACTCGGGGAGGACATTTATTATGCATCGCAGGCTGATACTGAATTCGTCAATGCCGAAAACGAAGATGACAGTCTGAAAACGTTTGAGGAACTGGCTCGCCTTGTTGAGGTGCAGCAGCGGTTGATCGTAGAAGGCGATCTGCAATTACGAAAAATTGGTAGTCTCTCGGAGAACGAGGAAATAAAAGACACTGACGAGTTGGTGGACAAGATTCAGAAGGCCAGTGTCAAGAATGAAGAAAGTACGCAATTGTACATGATATGCCAGCAGGGAATAGAAACCTCCCAATTCAGTCTTGCTCTTCAGTCAGCTGAAAATGATGATCCGTAAGACCCTCTTCTTTCCTTTGTTTTAAATCGTATCAAATCTTAAACTTCTAAACTTCCAATAGGGCTGCAGAGCAAATAGAAGAGGAGCTACTGGAAGCGTCTAATGAATACCTTAACCTCAGCTTAAGCAATATGTTGGAATCACAGCAGCTTGAAGGGATATTAAGCGATATAAGAGGGATTCAAGATGACCTCAAACAAACTCAGCTGGATATTTTAGAACTCAAGACTAATCCAAAAACTAGTGCTGGATCCAAATCTGAAAGACTCACAAGGTGTGTCATCAATTAATTCATAATTTGTGTTCACCTTAAATCTGATTTTCATTTCGAACACATATAGGTTGGAAGCCCAGTTAGATAAAGTTTTGGGTAGATATAATTTCTCCAGATTTGTTACTCAACTCCTGCTAGTGGCTTCTGAAGAAAATCTCAATGACCCCAAACTATCTGACTTGTTTATCAAATGTGGTAAAGCGCTAGACTAACGGATAAgtgcaatagattttaccaACGGATAAATGCATTCCCTTTAAGATTTTATATGTAATTGCTAAGTACGCTAAAACCTGGCAAAAACACTTATCGCTATTTGTAACTTGTTTCATGACAACAAGGTCAATGTAATACAATattaaatttctgttttgtctAATAAAATGTTAGAAAACGATCGATaagtatttgttttaaaaacaaaaaaagggaaatcgtCTTCGTCTCAATCAACACACAAAACTCTTATTTACTGCTAGTAAAATCCTTGAGAAAGTCTGGAAGTTTAATATTTATTCAGATGAGGTCGCTCAAAGCGGCCGTCTGTTGCTGCAGAAGTCACCAGTCATTTGTCAGGCGTCACGTTAGAAAGTCAGAAACTCCtttcctcatttctttttgcgtTTATACTAGTGGCCctccatttgtttgttttttttttttttctgggttcttttgcaatttgtttgacgtcttccattttgatttgtgaCGACATGTAGTATTCCTCGACTAGGAAATGTCTTTTAGTTTGACATTGCGTTACGCCAAAATGAGCAGTGTTATCTCGTCTGTCGTCTCGTTGAGATAACACGTGTTTTTGTCGTTTCAATTCGTTCGGAAATAGTTGTTTGGCGAAGA containing:
- the LOC124197320 gene encoding uncharacterized protein LOC124197320, yielding MGEMEKSFNELGEDIYYASQADTEFVNAENEDDSLKTFEELARLVEVQQRLIVEGDLQLRKIGSLSENEEIKDTDELVDKIQKASVKNEESTQLYMICQQGIETSQFSLALQSAENDDPAAEQIEEELLEASNEYLNLSLSNMLESQQLEGILSDIRGIQDDLKQTQLDILELKTNPKTSAGSKSERLTRLEAQLDKVLGRYNFSRFVTQLLLVASEENLNDPKLSDLFIKCGKALD